In Oenanthe melanoleuca isolate GR-GAL-2019-014 chromosome 10, OMel1.0, whole genome shotgun sequence, a single window of DNA contains:
- the LARP6 gene encoding la-related protein 6, with the protein MAQPQPAEPGAAPELRAGSGPVQIRVAVQDGDEEDEEEERGGGAPCPSCSEEDSGRCGRSSGGENDDDSDQNWKPPENDLIQKLIAQIEYYFSDENLEKDAFLLKHVRRNKMGYVSVKLLTSFKKVKHLTRDWRTTAYALKYSNTLELNDDNKKVRRNTPVPVFPSENIPTRMLLVYDIHMISELQALNKEENGCMQERIMEHLLKAFVTFGVISSVRILKPGRDLPPDIRRVSNRYTQLGTQECAIIEFEEVEAAIRAHDFMCAENKETSMKVVLIGMKPPKKKVPKDKNRDEDTSKSLKKTRSLNKRVEELQFAGDESSANSSSDPESNPTSPLSGRKCTTTNTTRNLSPIVHPNNHLSPNLSPRSSPWNSPSSLRKVTKKSPLAEDSKLNPSTSPEIPRKYTDYSSDSSITPSGSPWVQRRKSQNLTQEKSPVCSPMMARKIQNADGLPVGVLRLPKGPDGTKGFHNGCERRKAMKGE; encoded by the exons ATGGCCCAGCCGCAGCCGGCCGAGCCCGGGGCCGCGCCCGAGCtgcgggcggggagcggccccGTGCAGATCCGAGTGGCCGTCCAGGACGGGGACGAGGAGGAcgaagaggaggagaggggcgGCGGAGCGCCGTGCCCCAGCTGCAGCGAGGAGGATTcggggcgctgcgggcgctccag TGGTGGGGAAAATGATGATGACTCTGACCAGAACTGGAAACCACCAGAAAATGACCTGATCCAGAAGTTAATAGCACAGATTGAATATTACTTCTCAGATGAGAACCTTGAGAAAGATGCCTTCCTTCTGAAGCATGTGAGAAGAAATAAGATGGGTTATGTCAGTGTTAAACTCCTCACTTCATTTAAGAAG GTGAAACACCTTACCCGTGACTGGAGAACCACAGCCTATGCACTGAAGTACTCGAACACTCTGGAGCTCAACGATGATAACAAAAAGGTTCGAAGAAATACTCCAGTTCCAGTGTTTCCAAGTGAAAATATCCCTACCAGGATGCTACTGGTATATGACATCCACATGATTTCTGAGCTGCAGGCCCTGAACAAAGAAGAAAACGGATGCATGCAAGAAAGGATAATGGAGCATCTCCTCAAAGCCTTTGTAACTTTTGGTGTAATTTCATCAGTTCGTATTCTCAAGCCTGGCAGGGATCTCCCACCTGATATCAGGAGGGTCAGCAATCGATACACTCAGCTGGGAACCCAGGAATGTGCAATTATAGAATTTGAAGAAGTAGAAGCTGCCATACGTGCTCATGATTTCATGTGTGCTGAAAACAAAGAGACCAGCATGAAAGTTGTCCTAATAGGCATGAAACCACCAAAGAAAAAAGTTCCCAAAGACAAGAATCGTGATGAAGATACCAGCAAGAGCCTTAAGAAGACTCGATCCCTTAACAAGAGAGTTGAGGAACTTCAATTTGCTGGTGATGAATCTTCAGCAAACAGCTCCTCTGACCCAGAGAGCAATCCTACATCCCCACTGTCAGGACGCAAATGTACCACAACAAATACTACGAGGAATTTGAGCCCCATCGTCCACCCAAACAACCATTTGAGTCCTAATTTGTCACCCAGATCAAGTCCTTGGAACAGTCCATCTTCACTAAGAAAAGTAACCAAAAAATCTCCGCTGGCTGAAGACAGCAAGCTTAACCCAAGCACTAGCCCTGAAATTCCAAGGAAATACACTGATTATTCCTCAGATAGCAGCATCACTCCTTCTGGGAGCCCCTGGgtgcagagaagaaaatctcaGAATCTGACACAAGAGAAGAGTCCTGTCTGCAGTCCCATGATGGCTCggaaaatacaaaatgcagACGGTCTCCCTGTAGGGGTGCTGCGGCTGCCCAAAGGTCCTGATGGCACCAAAGGATTCCACAATGGCTGTGAAAGAAGGAAGGCTATGAAGGGTGAATAG